One region of Catenuloplanes indicus genomic DNA includes:
- a CDS encoding cell division protein FtsK → MTSPDDFDWARHEAELTGAAPPVDTPEALTPRRWSAAGLRAARRRPIIPAWARSRTELKIQARWIVAYYTHVWAYHLTRSPKYAAKLVVRAPRGAVRLVAGAARWVADAEGAPVRAAAVRRENAEEYLKLSRQRDARVRLRTAMLVAFAVGGTAAGGLLMVAGSESAWYAVLVAVVAVLGVAGTPADRPLVDTAVSTTRAPNLTSDVVLSALGAIGVAGINQAISRRGLQDAIRFAEPISRDGPGWRAVVDLPPGVTVDQVVEKRKELASALSRPLGCVWPEGNIEVHPGRLVLWVGDDDLSKTEAPSWPLLKSGTASLFRPVPFGTDQRGRPVGVTLMFASMVIGSIPRVGKTVAARLLLLAGALDVLAELHAYDLKGMGDLAPVEPVCHRYRAGSDDDDVAYGLADMRELSTELTRRARVLRELSRELCPESKITPELAARATYRLHPILIVVDECQRWFEHSEHGEELREIAEDLVRRGPAAGIIAVFATQRPDAKSLPTGISGNAVLRFCLKVMGQMENDMVLGTSAYRNGVRATMFSRRDLGIGYLAGEGDEPQITRTYNVDGPAAEIVVRRARGLREEAGRITGHALGEEFAPQAVASVSVLDDIAAVVLSDETKVWCETVAARLAELRPETYAGWDGEQVTVALKPYRVKVRQVWGTDRTTGLGANRRGFERAQLLAAIAERNRRRDAR, encoded by the coding sequence ATGACAAGCCCTGACGACTTCGATTGGGCTCGGCACGAAGCCGAACTGACCGGCGCGGCACCGCCGGTCGACACCCCGGAAGCCCTGACGCCGCGTCGGTGGAGCGCGGCCGGGCTGCGGGCCGCGAGACGCCGGCCGATCATCCCGGCGTGGGCGCGGTCGCGCACCGAACTGAAGATCCAGGCTCGGTGGATCGTCGCGTACTACACCCACGTGTGGGCCTATCACCTGACGCGGAGCCCGAAGTACGCGGCGAAGCTGGTCGTGCGGGCGCCGCGTGGGGCGGTCCGGCTCGTCGCCGGGGCAGCCCGGTGGGTGGCCGATGCGGAAGGCGCGCCGGTGCGGGCGGCGGCGGTGCGGCGGGAGAACGCGGAGGAGTACCTCAAGCTCTCCCGGCAGAGAGACGCGCGGGTGCGGCTCCGGACCGCGATGCTGGTCGCGTTCGCGGTCGGCGGGACCGCTGCGGGCGGACTGCTGATGGTCGCCGGGTCGGAATCGGCCTGGTATGCGGTACTTGTCGCCGTGGTGGCAGTGCTCGGCGTGGCAGGCACGCCGGCCGACCGGCCGCTCGTCGACACCGCGGTCTCGACGACGCGGGCGCCGAACCTGACCTCCGACGTGGTGCTGTCCGCGCTCGGCGCAATCGGGGTCGCCGGCATCAACCAGGCGATCTCCCGGCGTGGGCTTCAGGACGCGATCCGGTTCGCGGAGCCGATCAGCCGAGACGGACCGGGATGGCGGGCCGTCGTCGATCTGCCGCCGGGCGTCACGGTCGATCAGGTGGTGGAGAAGCGGAAGGAGTTGGCGTCCGCGCTGAGCCGGCCGCTCGGGTGTGTCTGGCCGGAGGGCAACATCGAGGTGCACCCGGGTCGGCTGGTGCTGTGGGTTGGCGACGACGACCTCTCGAAGACGGAGGCGCCGAGCTGGCCGCTGCTGAAGAGCGGAACGGCGAGCCTGTTCCGGCCGGTGCCGTTCGGCACCGACCAGCGCGGACGGCCGGTCGGGGTGACGCTGATGTTCGCCTCGATGGTGATCGGCTCGATTCCGCGGGTCGGCAAGACGGTCGCGGCGCGGCTGCTGTTGCTCGCCGGGGCGCTCGACGTGCTCGCGGAGCTCCACGCATACGACCTCAAGGGCATGGGCGATCTCGCGCCGGTCGAGCCGGTCTGCCATCGGTATCGAGCCGGGTCCGATGACGACGATGTCGCCTATGGGCTGGCGGACATGCGCGAGCTGTCGACGGAACTGACGCGGCGAGCACGGGTGCTGCGAGAGTTGTCGCGGGAGCTGTGCCCGGAATCGAAGATCACGCCGGAGTTGGCCGCGCGTGCGACGTACCGGCTGCATCCGATCTTGATCGTGGTGGACGAGTGTCAAAGGTGGTTCGAGCACTCCGAGCACGGTGAAGAGTTGCGGGAGATCGCGGAAGATCTCGTCCGGCGCGGGCCGGCCGCGGGGATCATCGCGGTATTCGCCACGCAACGGCCGGACGCGAAGTCGCTGCCCACGGGCATCTCCGGCAACGCGGTACTGCGGTTCTGCCTCAAGGTCATGGGGCAGATGGAGAACGACATGGTCCTCGGCACCAGCGCGTACCGCAACGGCGTGCGGGCAACCATGTTCAGCCGGCGCGACCTCGGGATCGGGTACCTCGCCGGGGAAGGCGACGAGCCGCAGATCACCCGGACATACAACGTCGACGGGCCGGCGGCCGAAATCGTGGTGCGGCGGGCGCGTGGGCTGCGGGAGGAGGCGGGACGGATCACCGGGCATGCGCTCGGGGAAGAGTTCGCGCCGCAAGCCGTCGCCTCCGTCTCGGTACTCGACGACATCGCGGCCGTGGTGCTGAGCGACGAGACCAAAGTCTGGTGCGAGACCGTCGCAGCGCGGCTCGCGGAGCTGCGGCCGGAGACCTACGCGGGGTGGGACGGCGAACAGGTGACGGTGGCGCTCAAGCCGTACCGGGTCAAGGTCCGCCAGGTCTGGGGCACCGACCGGACCACCGGGCTCGGCGCTAACCGGCGCGGTTTCGAGAGAGCGCAGCTCCTCGCGGCCATCGCGGAACGTAACCGGCGCCGAGACGCCAGATAG
- a CDS encoding helix-turn-helix domain-containing protein, with protein sequence MRTTRVDAKQDQPITIRITDLPDLVSAVDHQEERMQVTDDRMVLTMEEAAHRLGIGRTTMYALVMNGEIRSVTIGRLRRVPVRCLTEYVDHLLDAGSPDEPVSGA encoded by the coding sequence GTGCGCACGACTCGCGTCGATGCCAAACAGGATCAACCGATAACGATCCGCATCACCGATCTGCCAGACCTCGTCTCCGCGGTCGACCACCAGGAGGAGCGCATGCAGGTCACCGATGACCGCATGGTGCTGACCATGGAAGAGGCGGCCCACCGGCTCGGGATCGGCCGCACCACCATGTACGCCCTCGTCATGAACGGCGAGATCCGCTCCGTCACGATCGGCCGGCTCCGCCGCGTTCCTGTCCGGTGCCTCACCGAGTACGTCGATCACCTGCTCGACGCCGGCTCGCCGGACGAGCCGGTCTCAGGGGCGTAG
- a CDS encoding tyrosine-type recombinase/integrase, translated as MKKTRKPNGTSSIYLGKDGYWHGRVTVGVKNNGEPDRRHVQATTRPEVHEKVRVLERQRENGSVRKVGQRWTVEKWLTHWVENIAAESVSDNTLSGYRVAVRKHLIPGVGAHRLEKLEPENLETLYRQMMRQGSAAGTAHQAHRTIRTALNEAMRRGHLTRNPAALAKPPKLSDEEIEPYTVADIRALLAAASDRRNSARWAIALALGLRQSEALGLRWSDVDLIEGRLTVRRARQRPRWQHGCGNTCGRKFGGHCPKRRSAREEVKETKSRAGRRSMGLPDELIALLKKHRDEQARERERAAQLWGDGDWLFATPAGAPLNPRTDYDEWKRLLKLSGLRDGRLHDARHTAATVLLLLGVPERTVMGIMGWSSTTMAARYQHITAEVHRDIAKRVGELIWTPERQKSRKKKKSQKSQPKR; from the coding sequence ATGAAGAAGACGCGAAAGCCGAACGGTACGTCGAGCATCTACCTGGGCAAGGACGGCTACTGGCACGGGCGGGTGACGGTCGGCGTCAAGAACAACGGCGAGCCGGACCGTCGCCACGTGCAGGCCACGACCCGACCCGAGGTGCACGAGAAGGTACGGGTGCTGGAGCGTCAGCGCGAAAACGGCTCTGTGCGCAAGGTCGGTCAGCGCTGGACGGTGGAGAAGTGGCTGACGCACTGGGTCGAGAACATCGCGGCCGAGTCCGTCTCCGACAACACCCTGTCCGGCTACCGGGTGGCGGTCCGGAAGCATCTGATCCCGGGAGTGGGCGCGCACCGGCTCGAAAAGCTGGAGCCGGAAAACCTGGAAACGCTGTACCGGCAGATGATGCGCCAGGGCAGTGCGGCTGGCACCGCCCACCAGGCGCACCGCACCATCCGCACCGCCCTCAACGAGGCGATGCGGCGTGGCCACCTCACCCGGAATCCAGCGGCCCTCGCCAAGCCACCGAAGCTCAGCGACGAGGAGATCGAGCCGTACACCGTCGCAGACATCCGCGCGCTGCTCGCTGCCGCCAGCGACAGGCGAAACAGCGCTCGGTGGGCAATCGCTCTGGCACTCGGGCTACGACAGAGCGAGGCGCTCGGACTGCGGTGGTCGGATGTCGACCTGATCGAGGGCCGCCTCACGGTGCGACGGGCGCGGCAACGCCCGCGATGGCAGCACGGGTGTGGAAATACGTGCGGCCGGAAGTTCGGCGGGCACTGCCCGAAACGGAGGTCTGCTCGCGAGGAGGTCAAGGAGACCAAGTCTCGCGCTGGTCGGCGCAGCATGGGCCTTCCCGATGAGCTAATCGCTCTACTGAAGAAGCACCGTGACGAGCAGGCCCGTGAACGCGAGCGCGCGGCTCAACTATGGGGCGACGGCGACTGGCTGTTCGCCACACCGGCCGGCGCGCCACTCAACCCACGCACCGACTATGACGAGTGGAAGCGCCTGCTAAAGCTCTCAGGGCTCCGCGATGGCCGCCTCCACGATGCGCGCCACACTGCCGCCACCGTTCTACTTCTACTCGGCGTACCCGAACGCACTGTCATGGGCATCATGGGTTGGTCAAGTACCACAATGGCGGCTCGATACCAGCACATCACGGCAGAGGTTCATCGCGATATCGCGAAGCGTGTTGGCGAACTTATATGGACGCCCGAAAGGCAAAAATCGCGGAAGAAGAAAAAGTCACAAAAATCCCAGCCAAAGAGATAG
- the deoD gene encoding purine-nucleoside phosphorylase yields MSVHIGAEPGQIAPRVLMPGDPLRAKWIAETFLTDATCYTSVRGMLGFTGTYRGVEVSVQGSGMGMPSATIYAHELINEYGVRTLIRVGTCGALADDLNLRDVIAVNGASTDSSMNRQRFDGLIDYAPVADFGLLRTAVATAEQRDIPVRVGPILAADLFYTDRMDLYDRLADYGVLAVEMESAALFTTAARYRAKALTLLTVSDHIKRGEKTTSQEREQTFSAMVEIALDTAVTA; encoded by the coding sequence ATGAGTGTGCACATCGGCGCTGAGCCAGGTCAGATCGCCCCGCGGGTTCTCATGCCGGGGGATCCGCTGCGGGCGAAGTGGATCGCGGAGACGTTCCTGACGGATGCGACGTGCTACACGTCGGTGCGGGGGATGCTCGGGTTCACCGGCACGTACCGTGGGGTCGAGGTGTCGGTGCAGGGGTCCGGCATGGGTATGCCGTCGGCGACCATCTACGCCCATGAGCTGATCAACGAGTACGGCGTGCGGACGCTGATCCGGGTCGGGACGTGCGGCGCGCTGGCCGACGACCTGAACCTGCGGGACGTGATCGCGGTGAACGGTGCGTCGACGGACTCCAGCATGAACCGGCAGCGGTTCGACGGGCTGATCGACTACGCGCCGGTCGCGGACTTCGGGCTGCTCCGGACCGCGGTCGCCACGGCCGAGCAGCGGGACATCCCGGTGCGGGTGGGTCCGATCCTCGCGGCGGACCTGTTCTACACGGACCGGATGGACCTCTACGACCGTCTCGCCGACTACGGGGTGCTCGCGGTCGAGATGGAGTCGGCGGCGCTGTTCACCACGGCGGCCCGCTACCGGGCGAAGGCGCTGACCCTGCTGACCGTCAGCGACCACATCAAACGCGGCGAGAAGACCACGTCCCAGGAGCGTGAGCAGACGTTCTCCGCCATGGTCGAGATCGCCCTCGACACGGCCGTCACGGCCTGA
- the tadA gene encoding tRNA adenosine(34) deaminase TadA — METRRERHERWMRRALSVAAGAADDVPVGAVILGPDGTELATARNERELTGDPTAHAEILALRRAAEIVGEWRLTGCTLVVTLEPCTMCAGALVLARVATVVFGAWEPKTGAVGSLWDVVRDRRLNHRPEVYAGVLEPECARMLRDFFDD, encoded by the coding sequence GTGGAGACGCGGCGGGAACGGCACGAGCGGTGGATGCGGCGGGCGCTGTCGGTGGCCGCGGGCGCGGCCGACGACGTACCCGTGGGGGCTGTAATCCTCGGTCCGGACGGCACCGAGCTGGCGACGGCCCGCAACGAACGCGAACTCACCGGCGACCCCACCGCCCACGCCGAGATCCTGGCCCTGCGCCGCGCCGCCGAGATCGTCGGCGAGTGGCGGCTGACCGGCTGCACCCTGGTGGTCACGCTCGAACCCTGCACGATGTGTGCCGGCGCCCTGGTCCTGGCCCGCGTGGCGACGGTCGTCTTCGGCGCGTGGGAACCGAAGACCGGCGCGGTCGGCTCGCTCTGGGACGTCGTCCGCGACCGCCGCCTCAACCACCGCCCCGAGGTCTACGCCGGCGTCCTGGAGCCGGAGTGCGCCCGCATGCTGCGCGACTTCTTCGACGACTGA
- a CDS encoding tRNA adenosine deaminase-associated protein — protein MSYFAAALVRGPSGWSASDLALTGAADTEDIADRLRDVDHDADLSLLFVESDDSYLVIMRLDEGEDPRVFGSDSIFAEESRLGALLLSDIEMPAIEIHSEIESVTEGVEEGSASTAHAPDEPEIDPIGDPDLLADLGISSHDLLVLCGREGVHPSDVTHELCEQIVGSAEAVDELREHALRH, from the coding sequence ATGTCGTACTTCGCTGCCGCCCTGGTCCGGGGCCCGAGTGGTTGGTCCGCTTCAGACCTCGCGCTCACCGGCGCCGCGGACACCGAGGACATCGCCGACCGCCTGCGCGACGTCGACCACGACGCCGACCTCAGCCTGCTCTTCGTCGAGTCCGACGACTCCTACCTGGTGATCATGCGGCTCGACGAGGGGGAGGATCCGCGTGTCTTCGGCTCGGACTCGATCTTCGCGGAGGAGTCCCGGCTGGGCGCGCTGCTGCTCAGCGACATCGAGATGCCCGCGATCGAGATCCACAGCGAGATCGAGTCGGTGACCGAAGGGGTCGAGGAAGGCTCGGCGTCGACGGCACACGCGCCGGACGAGCCGGAGATCGACCCGATCGGCGACCCGGACCTGCTGGCCGACCTGGGGATCTCGTCGCATGATCTGCTGGTGTTGTGCGGACGGGAAGGAGTGCACCCCTCGGACGTCACGCACGAGTTGTGCGAGCAGATCGTCGGTAGCGCGGAGGCCGTGGACGAGCTGCGGGAGCACGCGCTGCGGCACTGA
- a CDS encoding TetR/AcrR family transcriptional regulator, with protein sequence MTRDGRLARGDRTRAAVLDTAVALATRDGLDGLSLAQVAEELHLSKSALFAHWRRKEELQLATIERAREQWLEQVIGPALREPRGVRRLWALHRRRIAFYADAVLPGGCFFANAEFEFNARPGPVKDRLAEILADWLGLLERLAREAIEAGELVPETDPALLAYESEALGLAAVMQSRLAGTDAPYDLALRSMRARLRSLSTDPGTIEEYGR encoded by the coding sequence GTGACACGCGACGGACGACTCGCCCGCGGCGACCGCACCCGGGCCGCGGTGCTGGACACGGCCGTGGCGCTGGCGACCCGCGATGGGCTCGACGGCCTGTCACTCGCGCAGGTCGCGGAGGAGTTGCACCTCAGCAAGTCCGCGCTGTTCGCGCACTGGCGCCGCAAGGAGGAGTTGCAGCTTGCCACCATCGAGCGCGCCCGCGAGCAGTGGCTGGAGCAGGTGATCGGCCCGGCGCTGCGCGAGCCCCGGGGCGTACGCCGGCTGTGGGCCCTGCACCGCCGTCGCATCGCGTTCTACGCGGACGCCGTACTCCCCGGTGGGTGTTTCTTCGCGAACGCGGAATTCGAGTTCAATGCGCGTCCGGGGCCGGTCAAGGACCGGCTCGCGGAGATCCTGGCCGACTGGCTCGGCCTGCTGGAACGCCTGGCCCGGGAGGCGATCGAGGCCGGTGAGCTGGTCCCGGAGACCGACCCGGCGCTGCTGGCCTACGAGTCGGAGGCGCTCGGGCTGGCCGCGGTCATGCAGTCCCGGCTGGCCGGCACGGACGCGCCCTACGACCTCGCACTGCGGTCCATGCGTGCCCGCCTGCGATCACTGAGCACCGATCCCGGAACGATCGAGGAGTACGGCCGATGA
- a CDS encoding acyl-CoA thioesterase, giving the protein MTTAEYGYTAPVTIHFDDLDALGVLHNARYAALVERAILEWWGARGWAFAGGRPTRPDVFNVIREYSVTFHVPIAGTGRIDVHFWLEKLGTTSADYRFRSADGSVVHAEGRRVNVCLDPATMRPTPWSDEVRVAGKEITKA; this is encoded by the coding sequence ATGACCACCGCCGAGTACGGCTACACCGCACCCGTCACGATCCACTTCGACGACCTGGACGCGCTCGGTGTCCTGCACAACGCCCGGTACGCGGCGCTGGTCGAGCGCGCGATCCTGGAGTGGTGGGGCGCGCGCGGCTGGGCGTTCGCCGGCGGCCGCCCGACCAGGCCGGACGTGTTCAACGTGATCCGGGAATACTCGGTGACCTTCCACGTGCCGATCGCCGGCACCGGCCGGATCGACGTGCACTTCTGGCTGGAGAAGCTCGGCACCACCAGCGCGGACTACCGCTTCCGCTCCGCGGACGGCTCGGTGGTGCACGCGGAGGGCCGGCGGGTCAACGTCTGCCTGGACCCGGCCACCATGCGCCCGACGCCGTGGTCGGACGAGGTCCGCGTGGCCGGCAAGGAGATCACCAAGGCGTGA
- a CDS encoding M23 family metallopeptidase, which produces MQRGQNRISSMAGVAMTLAVTLMAGGCATGSEPATPIWQAGSPASSTIAAPPSPSAAASKSASPSPSPSPSPSKTAAPSPTPSKTKAANYTYVFPVPGSPVSYHPTHATNPATDIFANCGNPVLAVTSGTIVEISRKDEFVKGRPDGPLNGGFFVSLVGDDGVRYYGSHMSVVDAGIEPGVRVRAGQRLGNVGKTGNANNVCHLHFGISPPCAEAGDWWIRRGAIWPAPYLDSWREQGNKSPAAASAEYMQANGCPKAPY; this is translated from the coding sequence ATGCAACGGGGACAGAACCGGATCTCGTCGATGGCCGGGGTCGCGATGACGCTGGCGGTGACGCTCATGGCCGGCGGTTGCGCCACCGGCTCGGAGCCGGCCACACCGATCTGGCAGGCCGGTTCGCCCGCTTCGTCCACGATCGCCGCACCGCCGTCCCCATCGGCCGCGGCATCGAAGTCAGCGTCGCCATCGCCATCGCCGTCCCCGTCCCCGTCGAAGACCGCCGCGCCGTCCCCCACCCCGTCGAAGACGAAGGCCGCGAACTACACGTACGTCTTCCCGGTCCCCGGCAGCCCGGTCTCGTACCATCCGACGCACGCCACGAACCCGGCCACCGACATCTTCGCGAACTGCGGAAACCCGGTGCTGGCCGTCACCTCCGGCACGATCGTCGAGATCAGCCGCAAGGACGAGTTCGTCAAGGGCCGACCGGACGGCCCACTCAACGGCGGCTTCTTCGTCTCCCTGGTCGGCGACGACGGCGTCCGCTACTACGGCTCACACATGTCCGTGGTCGACGCCGGCATCGAGCCCGGCGTCCGCGTCCGCGCCGGCCAGCGCCTCGGCAACGTCGGCAAGACCGGCAACGCCAACAACGTCTGCCACCTGCACTTCGGCATCTCCCCACCGTGCGCCGAGGCCGGCGACTGGTGGATCCGTCGCGGCGCCATCTGGCCGGCCCCCTACCTCGACTCCTGGCGCGAACAGGGCAACAAGTCCCCGGCCGCCGCCTCCGCCGAATACATGCAGGCCAACGGCTGCCCCAAGGCCCCCTACTGA
- a CDS encoding prephenate dehydrogenase/arogenate dehydrogenase family protein — protein sequence MRVAVIGMGLIGGSVLRALAAAGHDMVGFDADPATRGTARTAAAEAPPSARWRIVPSVSAAVADAELCVIAVPLPALETVLDEITGRGYRGLITDVTSVKLPVLDLVERYLEGGSQRLAGFVGGHPMAGRETSGFTAADPRLFDDCAWVLGLEPGRTMLGDWLDLADLVTSLGARAVPTTAAEHDRAVATISHVPHLVASAVAEQAADPLAAALGAGSFRDGTRVAATRSDLVAAMCGGNADSVRPVLDAVIESLTAARAALDARDPIAALRPWLASGHRVRAAWPATPGEPLPMRPSVNALLDLGRAGGWITSVSKDRTTVTAVRPE from the coding sequence GTGCGCGTCGCCGTGATCGGAATGGGTCTCATCGGGGGTTCCGTGCTGCGGGCCCTCGCCGCCGCCGGACACGACATGGTCGGCTTCGACGCCGATCCGGCCACCCGCGGCACCGCCCGGACCGCCGCGGCCGAGGCACCGCCGAGCGCCCGGTGGCGGATCGTCCCGTCCGTCTCCGCCGCGGTCGCGGACGCCGAGCTGTGCGTGATCGCGGTTCCGCTGCCCGCGCTGGAGACGGTGCTGGACGAGATCACCGGGCGCGGCTACCGCGGCCTGATCACGGACGTGACCTCGGTCAAGCTGCCGGTGCTGGACCTGGTCGAACGCTACCTGGAGGGCGGCTCGCAGCGACTGGCCGGCTTCGTCGGCGGGCACCCGATGGCCGGCCGGGAGACGTCCGGCTTCACCGCCGCCGACCCGCGACTGTTCGACGACTGCGCGTGGGTGCTCGGCCTGGAGCCCGGCCGTACCATGCTCGGCGACTGGCTGGACCTCGCGGACCTGGTCACCAGCCTGGGCGCGCGGGCGGTGCCGACCACCGCCGCGGAGCACGACCGGGCGGTGGCCACGATCAGCCACGTACCGCACCTGGTCGCGTCCGCGGTGGCGGAGCAGGCCGCCGACCCGCTCGCGGCCGCGCTCGGCGCCGGCTCGTTCCGGGACGGCACCCGCGTCGCCGCCACCCGCTCCGACCTGGTCGCGGCCATGTGCGGCGGCAACGCCGACTCGGTCCGCCCGGTGCTGGACGCGGTGATCGAGTCCCTGACCGCGGCCCGCGCGGCCCTGGACGCCCGCGATCCGATCGCCGCGCTGCGCCCATGGCTGGCTTCCGGCCACCGGGTCCGCGCGGCCTGGCCCGCCACCCCGGGCGAGCCGCTGCCGATGCGCCCCTCGGTCAACGCCCTGCTCGACCTGGGCCGCGCCGGCGGCTGGATCACCTCGGTCTCCAAGGACCGCACCACGGTCACCGCGGTCCGCCCGGAGTAG
- a CDS encoding M48 family metallopeptidase yields MTATLRAAVSVVLLAGFYLVALVQLVLVAVLLFATSVLVAGHDAVKLALPLITLGVGVAGLALGRGLASRRSRPQGIPVAPERAPELWAAVREIADRAGTRAPDRIRLLPDATVRVAEDVRLLGLRGGVRTLYVGLPLLQIMTVDRARAMLAHELGHFSPPGGAAYRGRLAVTAALPRMPVTLRWYAYLYLAFDAGTTRAQEAAADRLAASVAGPGAAIAALHDRPVLEAAWSFFFRRYVRPGWEHGYVPDDLFGGFADFVHARVDELDDLRNQAPTADRWDTHPPVAERVATLTALASATDSESDPEAGPAPLPATALITDPAGAARALQDATVAEGRRPLAWPEFIAAAGTATLRREADQVLRETARTLGRDDAGLSETLDVAATGRFTRAQVESLLLLAAIHAGAAGWRHSWSAPPRLIGRDGSSLRVGEIATLVLSRSTVDEARKHLAELGIDAGSTPPLTPRSGAAGAGAVAGLMNVIVDGERSDLVLLNTGLIVVPGVPRLRQREVRPRMHAMLTSIPPDRLAAEPGHRFVAYADFATARLIRRVPKTYDITLYDDTVLKIRAGTDTEELGPGWSTLADATLASRSA; encoded by the coding sequence ATGACCGCCACGCTACGGGCCGCCGTCTCGGTGGTGCTGCTCGCCGGGTTCTACCTGGTCGCGCTGGTTCAGCTCGTGCTCGTCGCGGTCCTGCTGTTCGCGACGAGCGTGCTGGTCGCCGGCCATGACGCGGTCAAGCTCGCGCTGCCGCTGATCACGCTGGGCGTCGGCGTCGCCGGGCTCGCGCTCGGCCGCGGCCTCGCGTCCCGGCGCTCCCGGCCGCAGGGCATTCCGGTCGCTCCGGAGCGGGCACCGGAGCTGTGGGCCGCGGTGCGGGAGATCGCGGACCGGGCCGGCACGCGCGCACCGGACCGGATCCGGCTGCTGCCGGACGCGACCGTGCGCGTCGCCGAGGACGTGCGGCTGCTCGGCCTGCGCGGCGGCGTGCGCACGCTGTACGTCGGACTGCCGCTGTTGCAGATCATGACAGTGGACCGGGCGCGCGCGATGCTCGCGCACGAGCTGGGGCACTTCTCGCCACCGGGCGGGGCGGCCTATCGCGGTCGGCTGGCGGTCACGGCCGCGCTGCCCCGCATGCCGGTCACGCTCCGCTGGTACGCGTACCTCTACCTGGCGTTCGACGCCGGCACCACGCGGGCGCAGGAGGCCGCGGCCGACCGGCTCGCGGCGTCGGTCGCCGGTCCGGGCGCGGCGATCGCGGCGCTGCACGACCGGCCGGTGCTCGAGGCCGCCTGGTCGTTCTTCTTCCGGCGGTACGTCCGCCCCGGCTGGGAGCACGGGTACGTGCCGGACGATCTGTTCGGCGGGTTTGCGGACTTCGTCCACGCGCGGGTGGACGAACTGGACGACCTGCGCAATCAGGCGCCGACGGCGGACCGGTGGGACACGCATCCGCCGGTGGCGGAGCGGGTCGCCACGCTCACCGCGCTGGCCTCGGCAACTGATTCCGAGTCCGATCCCGAGGCCGGCCCGGCGCCGCTGCCCGCCACCGCGCTGATCACCGATCCGGCCGGTGCGGCCCGCGCGCTCCAGGACGCCACGGTCGCGGAGGGCCGCCGCCCGCTGGCTTGGCCCGAGTTCATCGCGGCCGCCGGCACCGCCACGCTGCGCCGCGAGGCCGACCAGGTGCTCCGCGAGACCGCCCGCACGCTCGGCCGAGACGACGCGGGCCTGTCCGAGACGCTGGACGTCGCCGCCACCGGCCGGTTCACCCGCGCTCAGGTCGAGTCGCTGCTGCTGCTCGCCGCGATCCACGCCGGTGCGGCCGGCTGGCGGCACAGCTGGTCCGCGCCGCCCCGCCTGATCGGCCGCGACGGCAGCTCGCTGCGCGTCGGCGAGATCGCCACGCTGGTGCTGAGCCGGTCCACCGTGGACGAGGCGCGCAAGCACCTGGCCGAACTCGGCATCGACGCCGGCTCGACCCCGCCGCTGACCCCACGTTCCGGCGCGGCCGGTGCGGGCGCGGTCGCCGGCCTGATGAACGTGATCGTCGACGGCGAACGCTCCGACCTGGTGCTGCTCAACACCGGCCTGATAGTGGTACCGGGTGTCCCGCGGCTGCGGCAGCGCGAGGTGCGCCCCCGCATGCACGCGATGCTGACCTCGATCCCACCGGACCGGCTCGCCGCCGAGCCCGGCCACCGGTTCGTCGCCTACGCGGACTTCGCCACTGCGCGCCTCATCCGCCGCGTCCCGAAGACCTACGACATCACGCTGTACGACGACACCGTCCTCAAGATCCGCGCCGGCACCGACACCGAGGAACTCGGCCCCGGCTGGTCCACGCTCGCGGACGCCACGCTCGCCTCCCGTTCCGCGTAG